Proteins found in one Sphingomonas sp. SORGH_AS_0879 genomic segment:
- a CDS encoding acylphosphatase: MIGRHLRITGRVQGVGYRYWFIGRAKARGLTGWVRNRADGSVEAVVQGPEDEVARIVADAASGPPAARVDRVEAIEQPVDPAFNQLEQRLTC, encoded by the coding sequence ATGATCGGCCGTCATCTTCGTATCACCGGACGCGTGCAGGGCGTCGGGTATCGCTACTGGTTTATCGGTCGCGCCAAAGCACGGGGGCTGACCGGCTGGGTTCGTAACCGTGCGGACGGCTCGGTCGAAGCGGTCGTCCAGGGACCTGAGGACGAAGTGGCGCGGATCGTCGCCGACGCCGCGTCGGGACCACCCGCCGCGCGGGTCGACCGTGTCGAAGCGATCGAGCAACCCGTCGATCCCGCCTTCAATCAATTGGAACAGCGACTGACATGCTGA
- a CDS encoding dipeptidase, translating to MLIALILAQATDPAIAKRVESLLSRAPIVDGHNDLPWELRDTDLPPESPRLAADTSALPHPLQTDLPRLQRGGVGGQFWSVWIPADATGPRAVEMTLEQIDRVHRLVAAHPDRLALARTAGDIRRLSKQGRVASLIGVEGGHQIDGRLSVLRQYRALGVAYMTLTHGRSLAWADSSTDAPIANGLSPFGRAVVAEMNRIGMIVDVAHVSDATMAAVLDTSKAPVIASHSDARALADAPRNIPDALLRRIGEGGGMVMVNCYPAFLSSAWRAWDAARTAYAKSVGVPANIYGPRSPAPLIAWDAQHPAPHVTAAMVADHIEHIVHVAGHGAVGFGGDYDGINGTSPEGMSGVDGYPLVLAELVRRGWSDADLAALTSGNILRVMDRVEAVSKSLSATAPDDSIDPLAR from the coding sequence ATGCTGATCGCACTTATCCTCGCCCAGGCCACCGATCCGGCCATCGCAAAGCGGGTCGAGTCGCTTCTTTCGCGCGCGCCCATAGTCGACGGGCATAACGACCTGCCCTGGGAACTGCGCGACACCGACCTCCCGCCCGAATCGCCCAGGCTCGCCGCCGACACGAGCGCCCTGCCCCATCCGCTCCAGACCGACCTGCCCCGGTTGCAGCGTGGCGGGGTCGGCGGACAATTCTGGTCGGTATGGATTCCCGCCGACGCCACCGGCCCGCGCGCGGTCGAGATGACGCTGGAGCAGATCGACCGGGTCCACCGCCTCGTCGCCGCGCATCCCGACCGGCTGGCACTGGCGCGCACCGCCGGGGATATTCGTCGGCTGTCGAAACAAGGCCGGGTCGCCTCGCTGATCGGGGTCGAGGGCGGGCACCAGATCGACGGACGGCTGTCCGTGCTGCGCCAGTATCGGGCACTGGGCGTCGCCTATATGACACTGACCCATGGGCGGAGCCTGGCCTGGGCCGATTCCTCGACCGATGCGCCGATCGCCAACGGGCTCAGCCCCTTTGGCCGTGCGGTGGTGGCAGAGATGAACCGGATCGGCATGATCGTCGATGTCGCCCATGTCTCCGACGCGACGATGGCGGCGGTGCTCGACACCAGCAAGGCGCCGGTCATCGCCTCGCATTCCGACGCCCGTGCGCTGGCCGATGCGCCGCGCAATATCCCCGATGCACTGCTCCGCCGGATCGGTGAGGGCGGCGGCATGGTGATGGTCAACTGCTATCCCGCCTTCCTGTCGAGCGCGTGGCGCGCCTGGGATGCGGCCCGCACCGCCTATGCCAAGTCGGTCGGCGTGCCCGCCAATATCTATGGCCCGCGCAGCCCCGCGCCCTTGATCGCCTGGGACGCGCAGCACCCCGCCCCGCATGTGACCGCCGCGATGGTCGCCGACCATATCGAGCATATCGTGCACGTCGCCGGGCATGGCGCGGTCGGATTCGGCGGCGATTATGACGGGATCAACGGCACTTCGCCCGAGGGGATGAGCGGGGTCGACGGCTATCCGCTGGTGCTGGCCGAGCTGGTCCGGCGCGGGTGGAGCGACGCCGACCTGGCCGCGCTGACCAGCGGCAATATTCTGCGCGTGATGGACCGGGTCGAGGCCGTGTCCAAGAGCCTCAGTGCGACAGCGCCGGACGATTCGATCGATCCACTGGCCCGCTGA
- a CDS encoding MFS transporter, producing the protein MARTFSPGIVHTALAVGGFAIGTTEFAAMSLEPDLARGLNIDAPTAGHVISAYALGVVVGAPLLAVLSAKLARRTLLILLMLMFALGNGLSAIAPDYHWMLFFRFLSGLPHGAYFGIAALVAASLVPDERRTVAVGRIMLGLTVATVIGVPLAQMLGQWLNWRWVFGVVAALALLTATLVWIAAPHDRPDEGASVRRELAALGRGQVWLTLAIGAIGFGGMFAVYTYLAATLTEVTGASTATIPLVLAVFGLGMTIGNIVVPRFADRALMPTAGGLLLWSAAMLALYPLAAGSLWTILPNIFAIGLGGALGTVLQTRLMDVAGEGQGLAAALNHSAFNTANAIGPWAGGLAIANGLGWTSTGYVGCGLALGGFVIWLVAMRFAGDTLSGPVDRSNRPALSH; encoded by the coding sequence ATGGCCCGGACATTTTCCCCCGGCATCGTCCACACCGCTTTGGCGGTGGGCGGTTTCGCGATCGGCACCACCGAGTTTGCCGCGATGAGCCTGGAGCCGGATCTGGCGCGCGGGCTGAACATCGACGCGCCGACGGCGGGGCATGTCATCAGCGCCTATGCGCTGGGCGTGGTCGTGGGCGCGCCGCTGCTCGCGGTGCTGTCGGCCAAGCTGGCGCGGCGCACGCTGCTGATCCTGTTGATGCTGATGTTCGCGCTGGGCAACGGCTTGTCGGCGATCGCGCCCGATTATCACTGGATGCTCTTCTTTCGCTTTCTCAGCGGGCTGCCGCACGGGGCCTATTTCGGCATCGCGGCGCTGGTCGCGGCCTCGCTGGTCCCCGACGAGCGGCGGACGGTGGCGGTCGGGCGGATCATGCTGGGGCTGACCGTGGCGACCGTCATCGGCGTGCCGCTGGCGCAGATGCTGGGCCAGTGGCTCAACTGGCGCTGGGTGTTCGGCGTGGTGGCGGCGCTGGCGCTGCTGACCGCGACCCTGGTGTGGATCGCCGCGCCGCATGACAGGCCGGACGAAGGCGCGAGTGTCCGGCGCGAGCTGGCGGCGCTGGGCCGGGGTCAGGTCTGGCTGACGCTGGCGATCGGGGCAATCGGCTTTGGCGGGATGTTCGCGGTCTATACCTATCTCGCCGCGACGCTGACCGAGGTGACGGGGGCCTCCACCGCGACCATCCCGCTGGTGCTGGCGGTGTTCGGTCTGGGCATGACGATCGGCAATATCGTCGTGCCGCGTTTCGCCGACCGCGCGCTGATGCCGACCGCCGGGGGGCTGCTGCTCTGGTCGGCGGCGATGCTGGCGCTCTATCCGCTGGCGGCGGGGAGCTTGTGGACGATCTTGCCCAATATCTTCGCGATCGGGCTGGGCGGCGCGCTGGGCACCGTGCTCCAGACGCGGTTGATGGACGTGGCGGGCGAGGGGCAGGGGTTGGCCGCCGCGCTCAACCATTCGGCTTTCAACACCGCCAATGCCATCGGGCCCTGGGCGGGCGGGCTCGCCATCGCGAACGGGCTGGGCTGGACCTCGACCGGCTATGTCGGTTGCGGGCTGGCGCTGGGCGGGTTCGTGATCTGGCTGGTGGCGATGCGCTTCGCCGGGGATACGCTCAGCGGGCCAGTGGATCGATCGAATCGTCCGGCGCTGTCGCACTGA
- a CDS encoding glycosyl transferase family protein, which translates to MGEITGVVEVVARELLLFAAAGLLIGGLDDLLVDLLYFARRLVKGPATRLRSYALSPPVQPGRMIVFTPAWDEAPVIGAMLSTALSRFRHPDYRLYVGLYPNDPATIAAAADVAERDDRVRLVIGPRNGPTTKADCLNTLWHALRRDMAVEGFDAKAIILHDAEDVVHPDELMVFDSLIEGRAVVQLPVLPLVVPGSRLVSGHYADEFAESHIKQLVVRTWIGAGMPLAGTGCAISPSILGRIAALRGGDPFDATSLTEDYELGLRIAELGGEGLFARVADGTRHGVVAVRAFFPATLIAAIRQKARWMTGIALIGWDRTGWGRTLAMGDHWWRLRDRRGPVAMLVLAAAYLGMVADALSVLLHVIADTPLPPVHAGLKFLFGINALLLSWRLAVRMMFTGRAYGWREALWSLPRFVIGNFVALAAIPRALIRYVHVLRGGVAAWDKTSHRFPDLSPQP; encoded by the coding sequence ATGGGCGAGATCACGGGGGTGGTCGAAGTCGTGGCACGCGAGTTGCTATTGTTCGCGGCGGCGGGATTGTTGATCGGCGGGCTGGATGATCTTCTGGTCGACCTGCTCTATTTCGCGCGACGACTGGTGAAGGGCCCGGCGACACGGCTTCGCAGCTATGCCTTGTCCCCACCCGTTCAGCCAGGACGGATGATCGTCTTCACCCCGGCATGGGACGAAGCACCGGTGATCGGTGCGATGCTTTCCACCGCCCTCTCCCGTTTCCGCCATCCCGACTATCGCCTCTATGTCGGGCTTTATCCCAATGACCCCGCGACCATCGCCGCCGCCGCCGATGTGGCGGAGCGGGACGATCGGGTCCGCCTGGTCATCGGTCCACGCAACGGCCCCACCACCAAGGCCGATTGCCTGAACACCCTCTGGCACGCCCTGCGACGCGACATGGCGGTGGAGGGTTTCGATGCCAAAGCGATCATCCTGCACGATGCCGAGGATGTGGTGCATCCCGACGAACTGATGGTCTTCGACTCGCTGATCGAGGGGCGGGCGGTGGTGCAATTGCCGGTCCTGCCGCTGGTGGTACCGGGGTCGCGGCTGGTGTCCGGTCACTATGCCGACGAGTTTGCCGAGAGCCATATCAAGCAACTGGTCGTCCGCACCTGGATCGGCGCGGGGATGCCGCTGGCGGGGACGGGATGCGCCATTTCGCCCTCGATCCTGGGCAGGATCGCCGCCCTGCGCGGCGGCGATCCGTTCGATGCGACCAGCCTGACCGAAGATTACGAACTGGGCCTGCGCATCGCCGAATTGGGCGGCGAGGGACTGTTCGCGCGGGTGGCCGACGGGACGCGGCACGGGGTGGTGGCGGTGCGTGCTTTCTTCCCAGCCACGCTGATCGCCGCCATACGGCAAAAGGCGCGCTGGATGACCGGCATCGCGCTGATTGGATGGGACCGCACCGGCTGGGGCCGCACGCTGGCGATGGGGGATCATTGGTGGCGGCTGCGCGACCGGCGCGGGCCGGTGGCGATGCTGGTGCTGGCGGCGGCCTATCTGGGCATGGTCGCCGATGCCCTGTCGGTGCTGCTGCACGTGATCGCCGACACCCCCTTGCCGCCGGTCCATGCCGGACTGAAATTCCTGTTCGGGATCAATGCATTGTTGTTGAGCTGGCGGCTGGCGGTGCGGATGATGTTCACCGGGCGCGCCTATGGCTGGCGCGAGGCGCTGTGGTCGTTGCCGCGGTTCGTCATCGGCAATTTCGTCGCACTGGCCGCGATCCCCCGCGCGCTGATCCGCTATGTCCATGTGCTGCGCGGCGGGGTCGCGGCGTGGGACAAGACGAGCCACCGCTTTCCGGACCTGTCGCCGCAGCCATGA
- a CDS encoding sulfite exporter TauE/SafE family protein, whose amino-acid sequence MDLYLPIANLSVNALVIIALGAGVGLLSGMFGVGGGFLTTPLLIVYGIPPTVAAASAASQVTGASVSGVSAHWRRGGVDVKMGGVLVAGGVVGSFAGAWIFRLLQASGQIDTVIAIVYVLMLGWIGSVMAREAAGAILAQRRGVPQRAARRRHHPIVAALPFRTRFYASGLYISPLAPLMLGFFVGILTILLGVGGGFILVPAMIYLLGMATNVVLGTSLFQTLFVTAAATMVHATTTKAVDIVLAGLLLVGSVTGAQVGAKLATNVKPEYLRLALAVIVLLVGLRILLGLVWRPEEIFTVQPL is encoded by the coding sequence GTGGACCTGTATCTTCCGATTGCCAATCTGTCGGTCAATGCGCTCGTCATCATCGCGCTGGGGGCCGGCGTGGGTCTGTTGTCGGGCATGTTCGGGGTCGGGGGCGGCTTTCTGACCACGCCGCTGCTGATCGTCTATGGCATCCCGCCCACCGTCGCCGCCGCCTCCGCCGCCAGCCAGGTGACCGGGGCCAGCGTGTCCGGCGTCTCCGCGCATTGGCGGCGCGGCGGGGTGGATGTGAAGATGGGCGGCGTGCTGGTCGCCGGCGGCGTGGTCGGATCCTTCGCGGGGGCCTGGATCTTCCGCCTGCTCCAGGCGAGCGGACAGATCGATACGGTCATCGCCATCGTCTATGTCCTGATGCTCGGCTGGATCGGATCGGTCATGGCGCGCGAGGCGGCGGGCGCGATCCTGGCACAGCGGCGCGGCGTGCCGCAGCGCGCGGCACGGCGACGGCATCACCCGATCGTCGCGGCGCTGCCCTTCCGCACCCGATTCTACGCCTCGGGCCTGTACATCTCGCCGCTGGCGCCGCTGATGCTGGGCTTCTTCGTCGGCATCCTGACCATATTGCTGGGCGTGGGCGGCGGGTTCATCCTGGTCCCCGCCATGATCTATCTGCTGGGCATGGCGACCAATGTCGTGCTCGGCACCTCGCTGTTCCAGACCCTGTTCGTGACGGCGGCGGCGACCATGGTCCATGCCACCACGACCAAGGCGGTGGACATCGTGCTGGCCGGGCTGCTGCTCGTCGGATCGGTGACGGGAGCGCAGGTCGGCGCGAAGCTGGCGACCAATGTGAAGCCCGAATATCTCCGCCTCGCGCTGGCCGTCATCGTGCTGCTGGTGGGGCTTCGCATCCTGCTCGGCCTGGTATGGCGGCCCGAGGAGATCTTCACGGTCCAGCCGCTGTGA
- a CDS encoding TIGR02186 family protein, translating into MAQAKPVLVPDVSQRDIQIAYSFTGAELLLFGAILYPGGRPPQDDKPTDIVVVVKGPTQSILIREKEKIAGLWVNAGRLRYQSAPSFYAIASSRPIERIVDDRTRAIYELGLDSLQLSPASNAPADVQARFQEGLVDQRRRSGLYVEAPRAVEITDDVLYRARVTIPARVPVGRFTAETFLIRDGRVLAAAVRDIDIRKSGFERFVARAADRAAIPYGLTAVALSILLGWAAGWIARRV; encoded by the coding sequence ATGGCCCAGGCCAAGCCGGTGCTGGTCCCCGACGTGTCGCAGCGCGATATCCAGATCGCCTACAGCTTCACCGGGGCCGAACTGCTGCTGTTCGGCGCGATCCTCTATCCCGGCGGGCGCCCGCCCCAGGACGACAAGCCGACCGATATCGTCGTGGTGGTCAAGGGCCCGACCCAGTCGATCCTGATCCGCGAGAAGGAGAAGATCGCGGGGCTGTGGGTCAATGCCGGGCGGCTGCGGTATCAGTCCGCGCCCTCCTTCTACGCCATCGCCTCGTCGCGCCCGATCGAGCGGATCGTCGACGACCGGACGCGCGCCATCTACGAACTGGGGCTCGACAGCCTTCAGCTTTCCCCCGCGTCCAACGCCCCCGCCGATGTCCAGGCGCGGTTCCAGGAGGGGCTGGTCGATCAGCGCCGCCGCAGCGGCCTGTATGTCGAGGCGCCGCGCGCCGTCGAGATCACCGACGACGTGCTCTACCGCGCGCGCGTCACCATCCCCGCGCGCGTGCCGGTGGGCCGCTTCACCGCCGAAACCTTCCTGATCCGCGACGGTCGCGTCCTGGCCGCCGCCGTGCGCGATATCGACATCCGCAAATCGGGGTTCGAGCGATTCGTCGCGCGCGCCGCCGACCGCGCCGCCATCCCCTATGGCCTGACGGCGGTCGCCCTGTCGATCCTGCTGGGCTGGGCCGCGGGGTGGATCGCGCGCCGCGTCTAG
- a CDS encoding ATP-binding protein, giving the protein MFSPSPALEHPASSCPEAPVPESPVIGWLLGIAGSSGRIVLDRTAIDALAGHADPVLAAAGQVAMPVKIRRDDRWIIGSIRALSLDPSSDAAAIATEIDLMGEAMRHAETGEMLGFRRGVTSYPLPGATIHAISNAELAGIHANTDITTVRIGTVHPARSVAATLAVDALLGRHFALLGSTGTGKSTATAMILHRICDLAPQGHIVMIDPHGEYGSAFPDSGAVHDVGNLRMPYWLMNFEEHCEILLTAGPADRQGDADILARCLLAARMRNRAAQELPRVTVDTPIPYLLSDLTSLLAQEMSKLERAGDSAPYLRLKTKIEELKGDPRYAFLFSGMLVADTMASFLSRILRMPSGGRPISIIDVSGVPSDVTSVVVAVLARMIFDHAIWSPPEERRPVLMVCEEAHRYIPARAEQESAVGRVLSRIAKEGRKYGVSLGLVTQRPSDLSESVLSQCGTIIAMRLNNERDQAMVRAAMPEGGRGLLDTISALRNREAILSGEGVTFPMRASFDTLEEGKRPASNDMRISATWAIPARGEAAVADTVARWRTAGK; this is encoded by the coding sequence ATGTTCTCCCCTTCGCCCGCGCTCGAACATCCCGCATCGTCCTGTCCCGAGGCCCCCGTCCCCGAGTCCCCCGTCATAGGCTGGCTGCTGGGTATCGCCGGATCGAGTGGCCGCATCGTCCTCGACCGGACGGCGATCGACGCGCTGGCGGGGCATGCCGACCCGGTGCTGGCGGCGGCGGGGCAGGTGGCGATGCCGGTGAAGATCCGCCGCGACGATCGCTGGATCATCGGATCGATACGCGCGCTGTCACTCGACCCGTCCAGCGACGCCGCCGCCATCGCGACCGAGATCGACCTGATGGGCGAGGCCATGCGCCACGCCGAAACCGGCGAGATGCTGGGCTTTCGGCGCGGCGTGACCTCCTATCCCCTGCCCGGCGCGACCATCCATGCGATCAGCAATGCGGAACTGGCCGGAATCCACGCCAATACCGATATCACGACCGTGCGGATCGGCACCGTCCATCCGGCGCGCAGCGTGGCCGCGACGCTGGCGGTCGACGCGCTGCTGGGCCGTCACTTCGCGCTGCTCGGCTCGACCGGCACTGGCAAGTCGACCGCGACCGCGATGATCCTGCACCGCATCTGCGACCTGGCGCCGCAGGGGCATATCGTGATGATCGATCCGCACGGCGAATATGGCAGCGCCTTTCCGGACAGCGGCGCGGTTCACGATGTCGGCAATCTGCGGATGCCCTATTGGCTGATGAATTTCGAGGAGCATTGCGAAATCCTGCTGACGGCCGGCCCCGCCGACCGGCAGGGCGATGCCGACATCCTGGCCCGCTGCCTGCTCGCCGCGCGGATGCGCAACCGGGCGGCGCAGGAACTGCCGCGCGTCACCGTCGACACGCCGATCCCCTATCTGTTGTCCGACCTGACCAGCCTGTTGGCGCAGGAGATGAGCAAGCTGGAACGCGCGGGCGACAGCGCGCCCTATCTGCGACTGAAGACCAAGATCGAGGAGTTGAAGGGCGATCCCCGCTATGCCTTCCTCTTCTCGGGCATGCTGGTCGCCGACACCATGGCGAGTTTCCTCAGCCGCATCCTGCGCATGCCGAGCGGCGGACGCCCGATATCGATCATCGACGTGTCGGGCGTGCCGTCGGACGTGACCAGCGTCGTGGTCGCGGTGCTGGCGCGGATGATCTTCGACCATGCGATCTGGTCACCGCCGGAGGAGCGTCGCCCGGTCCTGATGGTCTGCGAAGAGGCGCATCGCTACATCCCAGCCCGCGCCGAACAGGAATCGGCGGTCGGGCGCGTCCTGTCGCGCATCGCCAAGGAGGGGCGCAAATACGGCGTCTCGCTGGGCCTGGTGACGCAGCGGCCCTCCGATCTGTCCGAAAGCGTCCTGTCGCAATGCGGCACGATCATCGCGATGCGGCTGAACAACGAACGCGACCAGGCGATGGTCCGCGCGGCCATGCCGGAAGGGGGCCGCGGCCTGCTCGACACCATCTCGGCGCTGCGCAACCGCGAGGCGATCCTGTCCGGCGAAGGCGTGACGTTCCCGATGCGCGCCAGCTTCGACACGCTGGAGGAGGGCAAGCGGCCCGCCTCCAACGACATGCGGATTTCCGCGACCTGGGCGATCCCCGCGCGCGGCGAGGCGGCGGTGGCGGACACCGTCGCGCGCTGGCGGACGGCGGGCAAGTGA
- a CDS encoding M23 family metallopeptidase: protein MFLAGDDAFLVSGGTAARTIGGGFPLVPVGRLARWRRAMREIDWVPDLGAQIGSRDWWRGLATCSALCAATIAMAPGFHHSIPARVPAPLTGDAWKNARAQAIAPLALGADSGRRLAAGELVEHLAEAPERPSVDLSATIGSGDSLARVLQRAGVARDQTRAAADLVDQATGGEAIASGTRVALTLGRRPSRMVARPLEAMKLRARFDLAVTLTRTAQGLSMTKQPIAIDRTPLRLQGLVGASLYRSARAAGAPAKVVEAYIKALSSHVSVGRDVRRSDSFDLIIERERAATGETRLGKLLLAGLDHGGRKVQLARLADDDDGQWYDVNGQSERRGSMDMPVAGRVTSSYGKRMHPILGFMRMHKGTDIGAPYGSPIHAIMDGVVQFAGRSGGYGNFVKLSHGGGVASGYGHMSRFAVRSGARVRQGQVIGYVGSTGMSTGPHLHWEVWRNGVTVDPRSLKLTSVAVLSGAKLRAFRHEVQSLLSVRPGR, encoded by the coding sequence ATGTTTCTGGCCGGCGACGACGCATTCCTGGTATCCGGCGGCACCGCCGCGCGGACGATCGGCGGGGGATTTCCCCTGGTACCGGTCGGGCGACTGGCCCGCTGGCGACGGGCGATGCGCGAGATCGACTGGGTGCCCGATCTGGGCGCGCAGATCGGCAGCCGCGACTGGTGGCGGGGGCTGGCGACCTGTTCGGCGCTGTGCGCGGCGACGATCGCGATGGCGCCGGGCTTTCACCATTCCATTCCGGCGCGCGTTCCCGCTCCGCTGACCGGCGATGCCTGGAAGAACGCCCGCGCACAGGCCATCGCCCCGTTGGCCTTGGGCGCGGATAGCGGGCGTCGGCTGGCGGCGGGCGAGCTGGTCGAGCATCTGGCCGAAGCGCCCGAGCGTCCCAGCGTCGACCTGTCCGCCACCATCGGATCGGGTGATTCCCTGGCTCGTGTCCTGCAACGCGCCGGGGTCGCCCGTGACCAGACGCGGGCCGCCGCCGATCTGGTCGACCAGGCGACCGGGGGCGAGGCGATCGCCTCCGGCACCCGCGTCGCGCTGACCCTGGGGCGGCGGCCCAGCCGGATGGTCGCGCGCCCCCTGGAGGCGATGAAGCTGCGCGCGCGCTTCGACCTGGCCGTCACGTTGACCCGCACGGCGCAGGGGCTGTCGATGACGAAGCAGCCCATCGCGATCGACCGTACGCCGCTGCGCCTCCAGGGGCTGGTCGGCGCCAGCCTCTATCGCTCCGCTCGCGCCGCCGGGGCTCCGGCCAAGGTGGTGGAGGCCTATATCAAGGCGCTGTCGTCGCATGTGTCGGTCGGGCGCGACGTGCGGCGCTCGGACAGTTTCGACCTGATCATCGAGCGCGAGCGGGCCGCCACCGGCGAGACGCGGCTGGGCAAGCTGCTTCTCGCCGGGCTCGATCATGGCGGGCGCAAGGTACAGCTGGCGCGGCTGGCGGATGACGATGACGGCCAATGGTATGACGTCAACGGCCAGAGCGAACGGCGCGGCAGCATGGACATGCCGGTCGCGGGGCGGGTGACCTCGTCCTATGGCAAGCGGATGCACCCGATCCTGGGCTTCATGCGGATGCACAAGGGCACCGATATCGGCGCGCCCTATGGTTCGCCCATCCATGCGATCATGGACGGCGTCGTCCAGTTCGCGGGCCGGTCGGGCGGTTATGGCAATTTCGTCAAGCTGTCGCATGGCGGCGGCGTCGCCAGCGGTTACGGCCATATGAGCCGCTTCGCCGTCCGCTCGGGCGCGCGGGTGCGGCAGGGGCAGGTGATCGGCTATGTCGGATCGACCGGCATGTCGACCGGCCCGCATCTCCATTGGGAAGTGTGGAGGAACGGCGTAACCGTCGATCCGCGCAGCTTGAAGCTGACGAGCGTCGCGGTACTGTCCGGCGCGAAGCTGCGTGCCTTCCGTCACGAGGTGCAGAGCCTGTTGTCGGTCCGGCCGGGGCGGTAG